The Gemmatimonadota bacterium DNA segment ACCGGCCAGCAGCTGTGCATCATCGAAGCCATGAAACTGATGAACCCCATCCAGTCCGAATTGAACGGGCGCGTGATGGCCATCCTGGTGGAAGACGCTCAGCCCGTCGAGTACGGCCAACCGTTGTTTCTGATCGAACCGGCATAGGCATCGATGTTTCAGAAGATCCTCATCGCCAACCGCGGCGAGATCGCCCTGCGTATCATCCGCTCGTGCAAAGAGTTGAACATCGCGACGGTGGCCGTCCATTCCGAGTCGGACCAGGACTCCCTTCACGTCCGCTTCGCCGACGAGGCGGTCTGCATCGGCAGTAACTCGCCCAACGACAGCTACCTGAACATCCCCCGCATCATCAGCGCGGCGGAAATCATGAACGCCGACGCCGTGCATCCCGGATACGGGTTCCTGTCTGAAAACCCCCACTTCGCCGAAGTCTGCGAATCCTGCGACATCGCCTTCATCGGACCGCCGTCCAGGGCTATCCGCCTCATGGGCGACAAGGCCGAAGCGCGAAAGACGGTGTCGGCGTCCGACGTCCCCACCATTCCGGGAACGGAAGACACCGTCGCCGACGAGGACGCCGCGGTGGAGGCTTCCCAGGAGATCGGATTTCCCCTGGTGATCAAGGCCTCCGCCGGCGGAGGCGGACGGGGTATCCGCATCGTCCGCGACGCGGGCGAGTTGCGCGAGGCCTTCCGCCTGGCTTCGCGCGAAGCCCAGAACGCCTTCAACAACCCTGCCCTGTACCTGGAAAGGTATATTGAAAAGGCCCGGCATATCGAGGTGCAGGTCCTGGGCGACCGGCACGGCCAGGTCGTCCACCTCGGCGAGCGGGACTGTTCGATCCAGCGGCGCCGGCAGAAACTCATCGAAGAGTCGCCCTCCCCCTTCGTCGACGACGACCTTCGTTCCGGGCTGGGAGAAGCCGCCCTGCGCGCGGCGCGGGCGATCGACTACGAAAACGCGGGGACCGTCGAGTTTCTGGTGACGGAGGACCGCCAGTTCTACTTCATGGAAATGAACACGCGCATCCAGGTGGAACATCCCGTGACGGAAATGGTCGTTTCACAGGACCTCGTGAAGGAACAGATCCTCGTTGCCTCGGGCCGTCCCCTGGGCTTCTCTCAGGAAGACGTCCA contains these protein-coding regions:
- the accC gene encoding acetyl-CoA carboxylase biotin carboxylase subunit, which gives rise to MFQKILIANRGEIALRIIRSCKELNIATVAVHSESDQDSLHVRFADEAVCIGSNSPNDSYLNIPRIISAAEIMNADAVHPGYGFLSENPHFAEVCESCDIAFIGPPSRAIRLMGDKAEARKTVSASDVPTIPGTEDTVADEDAAVEASQEIGFPLVIKASAGGGGRGIRIVRDAGELREAFRLASREAQNAFNNPALYLERYIEKARHIEVQVLGDRHGQVVHLGERDCSIQRRRQKLIEESPSPFVDDDLRSGLGEAALRAARAIDYENAGTVEFLVTEDRQFYFMEMNTRIQVEHPVTEMVVSQDLVKEQILVASGRPLGFSQEDVQLRGHAIECRINAEDPDRNFMPSTGEITSFHTPGGYGVRVDSHVYAQYVVTPFYDSMLAKLVVWGKDREEAMTRTERALDEFIVEGINTTIPFHQFMLKHPTFRSGKADTAFVESLSSLS